From the genome of Streptomyces sp. NBC_00659, one region includes:
- a CDS encoding PRC-barrel domain-containing protein, giving the protein MSDNIWGYQATTGHIAGTDLTGYKVEATDGSIGKVDKHSDDVNSAYLVVDTGVWIFGKHVLLPAGTVKTVDQAERKIYVALTKDQIKDSPEFDKDKHVGDAGYHEQVGGYYQTHRGF; this is encoded by the coding sequence ATGAGTGACAACATCTGGGGCTACCAGGCGACCACCGGCCACATCGCAGGCACCGACCTGACCGGGTACAAGGTCGAGGCGACCGACGGCAGTATCGGGAAGGTCGACAAGCACTCGGACGACGTCAACTCCGCCTACCTCGTCGTCGACACCGGCGTATGGATCTTCGGCAAGCACGTCCTGCTGCCGGCCGGAACCGTGAAGACGGTCGACCAGGCCGAACGCAAGATCTACGTCGCCCTCACCAAGGACCAGATCAAGGACTCCCCCGAGTTCGACAAGGACAAGCACGTCGGCGACGCCGGCTACCACGAGCAGGTCGGCGGCTACTACCAGACCCACCGAGGTTTCTGA
- a CDS encoding zinc-dependent alcohol dehydrogenase, translated as MKALAWHGKRDVRVDTVPDPEIQDPTDVIIKVTTSGLCGSDLHLYEVLGPFLDAGDILGHEPMGIVEEAGSEVVNVREGDRVVVPFNISCGTCFMCKQGLHSQCETTQVHTQGSGASLFGYTKLYGQVPGGQAEYLRVPFGNTLPIAVPPGPPDDRFVYLSDVLPTAWQAVDYAAVPPGGSVAVLGLGPIGDMCTRIAAHRGAGTVIGIDLVPERLDRVKARGAHTLNLEEHGDGIVEAVRDLTAGRGPDAVIDAVGMEAHGAAVTQAAQQMTTLLPSRLAAKLMQRVGVDRLSALYLAIELVRRGGTISLSGVYGGMADPLPLLTMFDKQIQLRMGQANVWRWVDDLLPLLTDADLLGVESFATHRLPLEQAPDAYEMFQKKQDGAVKILFNP; from the coding sequence GTGAAGGCGTTGGCGTGGCACGGCAAGAGGGACGTACGAGTGGACACGGTCCCCGATCCCGAGATCCAGGATCCGACCGACGTGATCATCAAGGTGACGACGAGCGGGCTGTGCGGGTCCGATCTGCACCTGTACGAAGTCCTGGGACCGTTCCTCGACGCCGGCGACATCCTGGGTCACGAACCGATGGGGATCGTCGAAGAGGCCGGCTCCGAGGTGGTGAACGTACGCGAGGGTGACCGGGTAGTGGTCCCGTTCAACATCTCCTGCGGTACGTGCTTCATGTGCAAGCAGGGCCTGCACTCGCAGTGCGAGACCACCCAGGTCCACACGCAGGGAAGCGGCGCATCCCTGTTCGGGTACACCAAGCTCTACGGCCAGGTCCCCGGTGGGCAGGCCGAGTACCTGCGCGTACCGTTCGGCAACACCCTGCCCATCGCCGTCCCTCCGGGACCTCCGGACGACCGGTTCGTGTATCTGTCCGATGTCCTGCCGACCGCGTGGCAGGCCGTCGACTACGCGGCCGTCCCTCCCGGTGGCAGCGTCGCGGTGCTGGGCCTGGGACCGATCGGGGACATGTGCACCCGCATCGCCGCCCATCGCGGAGCCGGGACGGTCATCGGGATCGACCTGGTACCCGAGCGGCTGGATCGGGTGAAGGCGCGCGGAGCGCACACCCTGAACCTTGAGGAACACGGAGACGGCATCGTGGAAGCCGTCCGTGACCTCACCGCCGGACGCGGCCCCGACGCTGTCATCGACGCCGTCGGAATGGAGGCCCATGGCGCCGCGGTCACCCAGGCCGCCCAGCAGATGACCACTCTGTTGCCCAGCAGGCTGGCTGCCAAGTTGATGCAACGCGTGGGGGTGGACCGCCTGTCCGCCTTGTACCTGGCCATCGAGCTCGTCCGCCGGGGCGGCACGATCTCCCTGTCCGGTGTCTACGGAGGGATGGCCGACCCCCTGCCTCTGCTGACCATGTTCGACAAGCAGATCCAGCTACGGATGGGCCAGGCCAACGTCTGGCGCTGGGTGGACGACCTCCTGCCCCTGCTCACCGACGCCGACTTGCTCGGTGTCGAATCCTTCGCGACCCATCGCCTGCCGCTGGAGCAGGCGCCTGACGCCTACGAGATGTTCCAGAAGAAGCAGGACGGCGCGGTGAAGATCCTCTTCAACCCCTGA